The Vibrio diazotrophicus DNA window CTAAGACGAGCCATTTTTTCATGGCTCGTCTTAGGTTGCTCACATCATAAAAATTAAGGTGTTGAGCCACCTCTTTCTCACTCATGTTTTTGTTGTTGAGTAAGAAGTATGTTGTCTTAGATCTGCAATCATCGACGATACTCTGATAGCTGGTGTTATGCTGCTTTAAGTTACGTTTTAATGTTGCTGTACTGATACTCATGCTACGAGCAATGTCTTCCATACTGGGTATATTCTGAATCGAGTCGTTTACTTTGACTCGAACAATTTCAACAATACCTGTGGAGTTGGATTTTTCGTGCAATACCTTTTTCTGAGTAGCGTGGTAGATAGAACTGCATGACTGATTTAGTGGTGTTGCTAACAACATTTCAGAGATTGAGAACGCGGAATAAGGTTGATTAAACAAAGCAAGTTCACCCAACGAAGAAAAGGCCTCCCATTGCAGTTTTTCTCCACTGCCTTCAAACGTATACTGCCAGTGAGCACAAACATTTTTCCCCGCCAACCATTCGCAACTTTGACGAACAGCCTCAAATGTAGACAACATAACAAACTGTTTAAGCAGAGGATCATCTAGAAGTCCGTACGCATCGTATACCAAGTAATGCGCTTTCCCATTCTCAATGCGCCGCTGTATATCAATAAGCGGCGACCAACGATAGGTTGTCGATATAAGAAAATCGAGCGCTCGACCCAAATCCGGTGCGTGAATAAGGCCGCTTGCCCAAGGTCCGAGCGCACTGGGTAACACTTGTCGACCAAGCTTTATCGCTAACTCAGCACAACCACTGCTTAAGGTTGCATTAAAGCACAATTGGGCATACTGCTTGGGAGAAATCTGTTTATCCAACTTCAGAAGATCGGAATGAAACAGCTTAGTTTTTCGCAACACTATGTCTGTATGTTCTCCATTGGCACACTGTAAGTCGTGTAATTGTGCAGCCCCAGAACAAGGAGAAACAAAGGGTGAGTTCAGAGTCTTCCATTTGGGAGCATCCATATCCATCAACCCAGTGGTAATTCTTGATTTTGAGTCTTCAATTCAGCAGCACGCTCTGTCCTTTGATGAGCATTGAATAGATCACGTATGTAGCTAGAGAGATTATTGCTGTTACAGCTTTTACAAAGCTCGCGTCGCGTCAAAGTCACACCGAATGTTATGGGTAACAGACCCGAATCAGAATAAATTTGAGCGCTGCGCAGATGTTGCATGAGCAAGCGTTCACATTTGATTGAGAAGCTATCACGGTGAGGCATGAATAAAACATAATGCTCACCGGACAAATGATAAAGCTGGGTAGATTCAGGCAAATTGAGCATCATTAAATCGGCAAAACGTCGGCGCAGTACTTTAAGCTGAGCGGCATCCTTCACTTCACTCTCATCGAGAATAAAACCCATAATCTCACCTGACAAAAATTCGTCCGGCTGTGAGTTCATAAATGCTTGTAATTGATCAAATCGGGGAAGAAAACTATCCATATGCAGCTTGGAACTGTTCTGAAACTGGTGTCTGCGTTGCAGTAGGTATTGTCTTAATTGGCTCTGCTCACGATACCAGCCCATCCAACCGATAGTTAAAAAGATAACCCCGATAGGAAGAGATTCAACCAAGCTATCCCAATAATACGCTGCATCGCCAAGCTCATAAAACTCGTCTAACAAATCCTGCAAACAAGATATGTACACGCCAAGAAGACCTAATGCCAAAAACTGTGTCACTCTACCAGCCTCTCGACAAGCCAAAATGACCACCAGCCAGATGCTGATAAACAACGTCATTGAACCTTCACCGAGAATGTCGAGCCACATCCACTGTTGTGAACCCTTAATCTCACCCTGGCTAAAGTTAAAATACCATAAGCTGATAGTTGCAATAGCCCATAAATATAACCAGTGACGATGAGGAATAAGACAATAAGTAAATTGACCAATTTTCCACAGTTGTTGTTGGAACCAACGATTCATAGTTTCTCCCTAGTTTACCTCGTCAGTTTTACCCAGCATGTATGACGAATTTGTGACATTAAAAGTCCAATTAGCTCACCTATTCTCTTGTTTTCAGCCCAAAATTCGTGAAATAACAAAACTCAACTGCTTTCATGCCTTGATAAAGCTTAAATTCCGTCTCAGCCAATGAGCTCACAGCCACTCAAACCAAAAGGTAACTTATTGATTTTCAATTTGATTAAAGTTTCCCGTCACAAAATCTTTATATTTCGCGCTTAACTTCGCTGACGTTCATTCATATTGAGGATTAGTAATGTCTGTTTTTAAATATTCGGTTATCGCAACAGCGCTGACACTAGCAACCAGCAGCTATGCTGCTAACTCAACACAAACGAGTTACGAGGATATTGCTGACAGCGCAGTATGGCAGTCGAAGTCAGCTTCGCTGCTTATTGCGAGCTTAGAAGATGATGGTGTGGCCGTTTATAATGACAAAGGAATGGAAATTCAGCGTATTGATTCTGAACCCGCATTAGGGGTAGATGTTCGTTACGAGTTGCAATCAGATTCAGGCAAAAGTATTGATATCGCTGCTATTGGCCTTCCTGATAGTGATGCTATTGCGCTTTACGCTATCGATGCTAATAGCGCACAACCTCTTAAAGAAGTCGGTCGAATTCCACTTAGCTTTAAACCGGAAGGTGTGTGTTTAATTAAGAATGTAACCACGGGCACGGTGAGCGTGATTGGTTACTCAGAAAGTGGATTAGTGGCTCAGTTTAAACTGATGTACGACGATAATCGGGTGACTAGCCTATTTAATATCGAAGGCAAAGCTTCTCCAGTCCGTGAACTGCAAATTGGTGGAGAATTAAGTGGCTGTGTATCTGATGATGTTAATGGCAAGCTATACGTTTTGGAGCAGGATCTAGGTATCTGGTCTTATGGCAACGACCCTGAAAACGTTACAGAGCGTCAGTTGGTCAATGTTGTTGAACCGCTAGGTTCTTTAAAAGAGATCGAAAACATAGACATCATCAATCACGCTGGTGGCAAAGCTACTCTGGTTGTTGCGGATGAAGGTAATGGTTTCTTCCTCTTCGATTCACAAACTCATAAGCAGTTAGCTTCATTCAATATCGAAGGTGTTGAGGAAGCGAAGTTGGTCAGTGTAGGTAAAAACGAGCTTTGGATTGGCAACACTGAAGCCGATGAGCCTGTGTATCAATCTGTAAACTTTGATGAACTCTCAAAAATTGTAGGTTACAAAGTTGCAAACACAGTCCCACCCAAAGAAATGAAGGTTGAGGGGATCCGAATTGTTAAAGCGAGCGCTGAAACTCAACCTGTCAACAAAAGTGGTGATGCGGCAGACGATCCAGCGTTTTGGCTCAACGTGAACAACCCCGATCAGAGCCTCATTATTGCAACCAACAAGAAAAAAGGCTTAATGGCTTATCGTCTCAACGGCGAAGAAGTACAGTTCTTGAAAGCTGGTAAACCAAACAACATCGATATTCGTCAGAATCTGATTGATAGCAAAGGCAATAACGTAGATTTAGCCGCTGCATCGAACCGAGAACTCAATACCATCGCGCTATACACGATCACTGAGGGTGACGAACCAATTAAAGTACTTCCAGCTAAAGGTAAAAACGTACATCAGGAAGAACCAGAACTGGTTTCTCAAGTCGATGAGGTTTATGGCCTATGTATGGGGCAAAGCACAGAAGGCACACCTTATGTTTACGTTAACGGTAAGAATGGCATCGTAGAACAGTGGAAAATCACTCTGAACAACGGTTATGCGACTGGAGAAATGGTTCGTAGGGTATCAGTACCAACGCAGCCCGAAGGTTGTGTGGTTGATGATAAAACTCAAACCCTTTATGTCGGTGAAGAAGACAACGCGATATGGCAGTTTGATGCACGAGAAAACGGTTCAACAGAAGCGAAGCTTCTCGCAAAAATAGACGGTAAGCAAATCACAGATGATGTAGAAGGGTTAAGCCTGTACCAAAACGGTCAAGACAACCTTTTGATTGCGTCAAGCCAAGGCAGTCACTCTTATGCGGTCTTTGACCTCAATCAAAATGGTAAATTTGCGTATTCCTTTGCTGTGATCGGTGATGACAGTATCGGTGTTGATGGTGCTAGCGAAACAGATGGTATTCATGCTGTCGCGACGCCACTCGGTAGCCAATACCCGAACGGCATTTTTATCGCGCAAGACGGCTTCAACGTTGATAAGGAATATCACTCTGTGAATCAGAACTTCAAAATCGTCGACTGGCGTAGTATTGCCAAATAAGTCCCTCGATACCCGTTCTCGTACCACTAATATCCTCCGGCATAGCCGGAGGTTTTTCATATGCGCCTATAAGGCTTTCTTACCAGCAGCGCCCTAACAGGCGCATCGTGATCTGACATTCACAGATATAAAAAAACCTGAGCAGAGCTCAGGTCATGGTTACAAAAACCGTTAGTCATTTACAGTAAGGAATTGAGCTAACAGCCAGCTATGCGTAACGCCAGAAGTTATGTATCTAACTTAACTGATCAGCGGCCAAACCAAGTTGTTAAGCAGACACAAAATGGGCGACCTTACAGTCGCCCTTATCGTTGTTATCCTTTCACACCGCCGGCCGTTAGTCCTCCGACTAGCCAACGCTGCGCAAGCAAGAATACGATAGTAATTGGTAAAGCAGATAAAACTGCCGCTGCCGCAAAGTCTCCCCATAAGTAGTTTTGAGGGTACAAATACTGCTGCATACCAACCGCAAGTGTGTATGAGTTTACATCAGAAAGTAGCAAAGATGCCACTGGAACCTCACCCACAACACCGATAAATGAGAGAATAAACACAACTGCCAGAATCGGTACGGAAAGCGGTAAAAGTACTAGGCGGAATGCTTGCCATGGTGTTGCGCCGTCAAGTGCTGCCGCTTCTTCCAATGAAAGGTCAATCGTTTCAAAGTAGCCTTTGATAGTCCAAACATGCAGCGCGATACCGCCCAAGTAAGAGAAAATCAAACCGCCGTGAGTGTTCAAACCAAGGAATGGAATGTATTGACCCAACTTATCAAACAATGCGTATAGAGCCACCAGCGCCAATACTGCAGGGAACATCTGGAAAATCATCATTGCTTTCAAGATAGTGCTCTTACCTTTGAACTTCATACGAGCAAATGCATAAGCAGAAGTTGTAGATAGCGCGACGATCAACACTGAACTGATTGCTGCAACTTTAACTGAGTTCCATAACCACGTTAGAACAGGGAATGGAGGCGGTGTTACTGTTCCATCCGCATTTTCTACCGCGATACCGAGCGCCAGTTTCCAGTGCTCAAGAGACGGATTCTCAGGAATTAAACTACCTGTTGCAAAGTTACCCTCACGGAAAGAAATCGCCACGATCATCAGCAGTGGGAAAATGATTAACGCTAAGAATGTACACAGCGCAATATGCGTCGCCAACACTCTGTATTTTAAGGTTTTACCTTGAACCATAGCCATTGTGCGACTCCTTAATCTTGCTCAAGCTTAGTGAAACGAAGGTTGAGTAGTGCTAAACCACCTACTAACAAGAAGATCAATGTTGCGATTGCACTCGCCAGACCGAAATCTTGACCGCCGCCACCTTCAAACGCGATACGGTAGGTATAACTTACCAATAGGTCGGTATAACCCGCAGGCTCAGAAGTACCAATCATATTCGGACCACCTTGCGTTAACAGTTGAATCATCACAAAGTTATTGAAGTTGAATGCAAAACTCGCAATTAGAAGCGGCGTCATTGGCTTTATCATCAAAGGCAATGTGATACGAGTAAAGTTGCTCATAAAGTTTGAACCATCAATTGCCGATGCTTCGTATAAATCATCTGGTATTGCTTTTAGAAGCCCCATACATAAGATCATCATGTAAGGGAAACCTAGCCATGTGTTAACAATCAACACCATGGTTTTAGCAAGTAACGGCTCAGAGAACCAAGACGGGCTGATACCAAACATCGCTTCGAGTACCATATTGATTTCACCGAAGCTTTGGTTAAACAAACCTTTAAAAATCAGAATCGAAATGAAAGCAGGTACCGCGTATGGAAGAATTAATAGAACTCGGTAAATCGCTCGACCTTTCAACGCTTCCCACTGTACAACGCTCGCAAGCACTAGGCCGATAAGCAGAGTGAACACGACAGTCAATAGAGAGAAAATCACCGTCCAAATAAAGATGCTGATAAAGGGTTCTTTAATACCGTCATCTTTCCATACACGTTCAAAGTTATGAGTACCGATAGAGACAACAAAACCTGGTGATACCGTTGAGCCAACAAACTGGCCACTCTCATCTACAGGTTGGTAGAAACCGACATCCATGTTTGGACGCAGTACTTCACCAGTTTCTTGGTTAGTCAGAGTAACGCCGTCTTCGTGCATTTTGTAAAGCGGTAATACCGCAGCGAACTTACGTAAGCCGCTCATGCGAATGTCATTACCATCAGGGAAATGGAGGTCGAATTCACTCAAAGTAGAGCGA harbors:
- a CDS encoding AraC family transcriptional regulator, which produces MDAPKWKTLNSPFVSPCSGAAQLHDLQCANGEHTDIVLRKTKLFHSDLLKLDKQISPKQYAQLCFNATLSSGCAELAIKLGRQVLPSALGPWASGLIHAPDLGRALDFLISTTYRWSPLIDIQRRIENGKAHYLVYDAYGLLDDPLLKQFVMLSTFEAVRQSCEWLAGKNVCAHWQYTFEGSGEKLQWEAFSSLGELALFNQPYSAFSISEMLLATPLNQSCSSIYHATQKKVLHEKSNSTGIVEIVRVKVNDSIQNIPSMEDIARSMSISTATLKRNLKQHNTSYQSIVDDCRSKTTYFLLNNKNMSEKEVAQHLNFYDVSNLRRAMKKWLVLG
- a CDS encoding phytase — protein: MSVFKYSVIATALTLATSSYAANSTQTSYEDIADSAVWQSKSASLLIASLEDDGVAVYNDKGMEIQRIDSEPALGVDVRYELQSDSGKSIDIAAIGLPDSDAIALYAIDANSAQPLKEVGRIPLSFKPEGVCLIKNVTTGTVSVIGYSESGLVAQFKLMYDDNRVTSLFNIEGKASPVRELQIGGELSGCVSDDVNGKLYVLEQDLGIWSYGNDPENVTERQLVNVVEPLGSLKEIENIDIINHAGGKATLVVADEGNGFFLFDSQTHKQLASFNIEGVEEAKLVSVGKNELWIGNTEADEPVYQSVNFDELSKIVGYKVANTVPPKEMKVEGIRIVKASAETQPVNKSGDAADDPAFWLNVNNPDQSLIIATNKKKGLMAYRLNGEEVQFLKAGKPNNIDIRQNLIDSKGNNVDLAAASNRELNTIALYTITEGDEPIKVLPAKGKNVHQEEPELVSQVDEVYGLCMGQSTEGTPYVYVNGKNGIVEQWKITLNNGYATGEMVRRVSVPTQPEGCVVDDKTQTLYVGEEDNAIWQFDARENGSTEAKLLAKIDGKQITDDVEGLSLYQNGQDNLLIASSQGSHSYAVFDLNQNGKFAYSFAVIGDDSIGVDGASETDGIHAVATPLGSQYPNGIFIAQDGFNVDKEYHSVNQNFKIVDWRSIAK
- the malG gene encoding maltose ABC transporter permease MalG; its protein translation is MAMVQGKTLKYRVLATHIALCTFLALIIFPLLMIVAISFREGNFATGSLIPENPSLEHWKLALGIAVENADGTVTPPPFPVLTWLWNSVKVAAISSVLIVALSTTSAYAFARMKFKGKSTILKAMMIFQMFPAVLALVALYALFDKLGQYIPFLGLNTHGGLIFSYLGGIALHVWTIKGYFETIDLSLEEAAALDGATPWQAFRLVLLPLSVPILAVVFILSFIGVVGEVPVASLLLSDVNSYTLAVGMQQYLYPQNYLWGDFAAAAVLSALPITIVFLLAQRWLVGGLTAGGVKG
- the malF gene encoding maltose ABC transporter permease MalF; the protein is MQSVQGSEAMPTPSTPSSSNKRALLKWAALGTVGVVNGYASILMYSRGESAFALLTLFLTALALYIFGSKKTYAHRYIYPGVAGMILFILFPLAYTVNLAFTNYSAKNQLSLERAQSVLMDRTFQSGQSYSFDLYETGSGFQITIQDGDTQYVTEAFSLNAASRELNLTPAEQPVSGKKAPIKTIISNRSTLSEFDLHFPDGNDIRMSGLRKFAAVLPLYKMHEDGVTLTNQETGEVLRPNMDVGFYQPVDESGQFVGSTVSPGFVVSIGTHNFERVWKDDGIKEPFISIFIWTVIFSLLTVVFTLLIGLVLASVVQWEALKGRAIYRVLLILPYAVPAFISILIFKGLFNQSFGEINMVLEAMFGISPSWFSEPLLAKTMVLIVNTWLGFPYMMILCMGLLKAIPDDLYEASAIDGSNFMSNFTRITLPLMIKPMTPLLIASFAFNFNNFVMIQLLTQGGPNMIGTSEPAGYTDLLVSYTYRIAFEGGGGQDFGLASAIATLIFLLVGGLALLNLRFTKLEQD